A genomic stretch from Vibrio algarum includes:
- a CDS encoding beta-galactosidase subunit beta encodes MIILDSLEQFKSVYRDGRKWNRCVEAINNINNLKDGVMYSIGDSLTYMIQSKDSNPVKANELKTFTGNRRYLEVHYYLDGEESIEFADKASLTEQNRYNDQTDREYLLGRGTIKTLKKGQVVIYSNQNAYRINQSNLVRKVVLRVTVEDGYFLNK; translated from the coding sequence ATGATCATTCTAGACAGCCTAGAACAGTTTAAATCTGTATATCGCGATGGTCGTAAGTGGAACCGTTGCGTCGAAGCAATCAACAACATCAACAACCTAAAAGATGGCGTAATGTACTCAATTGGCGATTCATTAACATACATGATTCAAAGTAAGGACAGCAATCCGGTTAAAGCAAACGAATTAAAAACATTTACAGGGAATCGTCGATATCTAGAGGTTCACTACTACCTAGATGGTGAAGAAAGTATTGAGTTTGCAGATAAAGCGTCACTGACAGAGCAAAACCGATACAACGATCAAACCGACAGAGAATATTTACTTGGTCGCGGAACGATTAAGACCCTAAAAAAAGGTCAAGTTGTTATCTATTCCAATCAAAACGCATACCGAATTAACCAGAGCAATCTTGTTCGTAAAGTGGTGCTACGAGTCACCGTTGAAGATGGTTACTTTCTAAACAAATAA
- a CDS encoding DMT family transporter, whose amino-acid sequence MSTRLGTLFPAGVRFMVLSALGFALMSACVKYVSHYGIPLFEIVAARAIVSWIISYLDVKRKRISLWGNNKPLLVSRGVMGTSALICVYYSVTTLPLAEATILQYVNPVFTALLAVLFLKERIQISTIICILMCLIGLFFMVKPSMGNALTENLPLFSVGIALLGALFSSIAYVIVRKLSQTEDSSVIIFYFPLVALPISLILIGDDFVWPSLHIIFMLVLLGIFTQVGQFGLTKAMQTQAAGKASAYSYVQILFSALLGVLFFGEIPSLWTYLGGAFIVTGALINVFGQHLRNPFKR is encoded by the coding sequence ATGTCCACTCGCCTAGGAACACTCTTTCCTGCTGGGGTCCGCTTTATGGTCCTTTCAGCGCTTGGTTTTGCTCTCATGTCTGCTTGTGTAAAGTATGTCAGTCATTATGGTATCCCACTGTTTGAAATCGTTGCCGCAAGGGCGATTGTCTCTTGGATCATCAGCTACTTGGATGTAAAACGAAAAAGAATTTCCTTATGGGGGAATAATAAGCCTTTACTGGTATCCCGAGGTGTTATGGGCACGTCGGCTTTAATTTGTGTTTACTATTCCGTCACTACCTTACCTTTAGCTGAAGCCACTATATTACAGTACGTTAACCCTGTATTTACCGCACTGCTCGCGGTTCTATTTCTCAAAGAGCGGATTCAAATTTCAACGATTATCTGTATTTTGATGTGCTTAATTGGTCTGTTCTTTATGGTTAAGCCGAGCATGGGTAACGCCTTAACGGAAAATTTACCTCTATTCAGCGTCGGTATCGCGTTGTTGGGTGCTCTGTTCAGCTCTATTGCTTACGTTATTGTTAGAAAACTGAGCCAAACCGAGGACAGCTCGGTTATCATTTTCTACTTTCCTCTTGTAGCTTTGCCTATCTCATTGATCCTCATTGGGGATGATTTTGTCTGGCCGAGCCTGCACATAATATTCATGTTGGTCTTGCTTGGTATATTTACTCAAGTAGGTCAATTTGGCCTAACCAAAGCGATGCAAACTCAAGCCGCAGGAAAAGCATCCGCTTACTCCTATGTTCAAATCCTGTTTTCTGCACTTTTGGGGGTTCTGTTCTTTGGGGAAATACCCTCTTTGTGGACCTATTTAGGCGGCGCATTTATTGTAACTGGTGCACTTATTAATGTATTTGGTCAGCACTTAAGAAACCCGTTTAAAAGATAA
- a CDS encoding amino acid permease, producing the protein MSEQLRGTIGKFALLSMTFAAVFNVRNIVNNNIELGLSSAPIFLLATVVYFIPFVFIIAEFVSANKNSESGMYDWLKQPLGTKMAYLGSFLYWFVNLFWFISLLPNVIAYASYAMLGYEFAFSPIVTSIISIVLFAAATHISTKGASWLGKIAEFVAYGVFALFGIYVVGALLALGGDHVPVEPISLEAMTPTVNWATLGIMCWIFQAAGGAETAAAYLNDVKGGQKSFIKVIIGAGVAIGAMYAVGSLLVNVFVAREDLSYSGGMVEIFTGMAQYFELSEAMVGRFVGVVLFIAMFGSMMMWTAAPVKIHFSEIPKGVYGKKTTELNEHGVPVRAAWWQFAFVFFMLVVNGFGSESVQDMMNTAINLTAGTAMLPPIFIMVAYFVFRWKYDDTPREFQMGSRKFGMTVVSVLITIFVVSMTASAFPAGTDLVDAFFVNVFMTAVFSGIAYWWISRFEKKQLLKGKAAEQKESAIQS; encoded by the coding sequence ATGTCTGAACAACTTCGTGGCACGATAGGTAAATTTGCCTTGCTATCGATGACATTTGCAGCGGTATTTAACGTTCGCAATATTGTAAACAACAATATAGAATTGGGCTTAAGTTCAGCGCCTATTTTTCTACTCGCCACCGTCGTCTATTTTATTCCATTCGTCTTTATTATTGCTGAGTTTGTATCAGCAAATAAAAATTCGGAATCAGGAATGTATGACTGGCTTAAACAACCCCTAGGTACAAAAATGGCTTATTTAGGCTCTTTCCTGTACTGGTTTGTTAACTTGTTCTGGTTTATTTCTTTACTGCCAAACGTAATCGCCTATGCGTCTTACGCCATGCTTGGTTACGAGTTTGCTTTCTCCCCTATTGTCACGTCTATCATATCAATTGTGCTTTTTGCTGCAGCTACACATATTTCGACTAAAGGTGCTTCTTGGTTAGGTAAAATTGCAGAATTCGTTGCCTATGGCGTGTTCGCACTGTTTGGCATTTATGTTGTTGGCGCGCTACTCGCTTTAGGTGGCGACCACGTCCCTGTTGAGCCAATCTCATTAGAGGCGATGACACCAACGGTAAACTGGGCAACATTGGGTATTATGTGCTGGATTTTCCAAGCCGCAGGTGGTGCAGAAACAGCCGCAGCCTACTTAAACGATGTAAAAGGAGGCCAAAAAAGCTTTATTAAGGTGATCATTGGTGCTGGTGTCGCAATCGGTGCCATGTACGCTGTTGGTTCACTGTTAGTTAACGTATTCGTTGCAAGAGAAGACTTAAGCTACTCCGGTGGTATGGTTGAAATATTTACCGGCATGGCACAGTACTTCGAACTATCTGAAGCAATGGTTGGACGCTTTGTGGGTGTGGTTCTATTCATTGCCATGTTTGGTTCTATGATGATGTGGACAGCCGCACCAGTGAAAATTCACTTCTCTGAAATACCAAAAGGCGTATACGGTAAGAAGACAACTGAACTGAATGAACATGGCGTTCCCGTTCGAGCAGCATGGTGGCAGTTTGCTTTCGTTTTCTTCATGCTTGTGGTTAATGGATTCGGCTCTGAATCTGTGCAAGATATGATGAATACGGCCATAAACCTAACAGCCGGTACCGCAATGTTACCGCCTATCTTTATCATGGTGGCTTACTTTGTATTCCGTTGGAAATACGACGATACACCTCGTGAATTTCAAATGGGTTCTCGCAAATTTGGTATGACGGTCGTTTCAGTGCTTATCACTATCTTTGTTGTAAGCATGACAGCCTCGGCATTCCCTGCGGGAACCGACTTAGTTGACGCCTTCTTTGTTAACGTATTTATGACGGCAGTCTTCTCTGGTATTGCTTACTGGTGGATTTCTCGATTTGAAAAGAAGCAATTACTGAAGGGTAAAGCCGCTGAACAAAAAGAGTCCGCTATACAATCCTAA
- the ebgA gene encoding beta-galactosidase subunit alpha, with protein MNNWENFFKLHENRLAPRAYFFSYDSINAAKTFQRELSSHFQLLSGQWKFDYFTNPLLVPDEFYTTNMSSWGEITVPNMWQMEGHGDLQYTDEGFPFPIDVPFVPSDNPTGAYQRTFVLSDSWDDKQTILKFDGVETYFEVYLNGEYVGFSKGSRLTAEFDVSDFVHTGENLLSVRVMQWADSTYIEDQDMWWTAGIFRDVYLVGKEPVHVRDFTVRTEFDQSYQSATLGCSVELENLNHNDCYTNLEYVLLDGNTVVSEGCVENLLVKDSLHTQFSIDIINPTHWNAENPYLYQLVLTLKDDKGNLLEVIPQRVGFRDIKVRDGLFYINNKYVMLHGVNRHDNDHLKGRAVGIDRVEKDIVLMKQHNINSVRTAHYPNDPRFYELCDIYGLFVMAETDVETHGFANVDDLSRITNDSAWETVFVERIERHIHAQKNHPSIIAWSLGNESGYGCNIRSMYQAAKTIDDTRLVHYEEDRDAEVVDIISTMYSRVQQMNDFGEFPHGKPRIICEYAHAMGNGPGGLSEYQNVFYQHESIQGHYVWEWCDHGILAKDESGESFYKYGGDYGDYPNNYNFCMDGLIYSDQTPGPGLKEYKQVIAPVKLRDFDANQGSIVVDNKLWFSNIDDYTITAEVRAEGETIAIEQIVVLELAENSSRKLTLNLPELDDREAFVNFTVRKNSRTLYSDANHDIAVYQFKLKENTAVVKLFEHNNTTPLKVVESRLEYRINGHNFALCFSKLNGKLTSWFVNGKELIVSEPKLNFFKPMIDNHKQEHDGLWEPAHLQIMQEHFRTLNLELVEGKVEITTTSIIAPPVYDFGMRCTYRYQICPQGYINIELSGDRYGDYPHVIPVIGFDLGINGDFDQVQYYGRGPEENYQDSKQANLIDIYQTTVDDMFENYPFPQNNGNRQDVKWAALFSRQGNGLAVKPQREMNFSAWLYTNDNLHQAQHTNELTRSGYITLNLDHKVMGLGSNSWGSEVLDSYRVYMDAFRYGLTLIPFNSGDCSAQKLISHHFDTGFFTSATSSKNEEE; from the coding sequence GTGAACAACTGGGAAAATTTCTTCAAGTTACATGAGAATCGCTTGGCACCTCGTGCCTACTTTTTTTCATATGATTCTATAAATGCTGCAAAGACATTCCAACGGGAGCTTAGCAGCCATTTTCAACTGTTAAGCGGACAATGGAAATTCGATTATTTCACTAATCCCTTGTTGGTACCTGACGAGTTCTACACAACAAATATGTCCAGCTGGGGAGAAATTACCGTCCCTAACATGTGGCAAATGGAAGGGCATGGTGATCTTCAATATACAGATGAAGGGTTTCCATTCCCTATTGATGTGCCATTTGTTCCTTCAGATAACCCAACAGGCGCTTATCAGCGTACTTTCGTTCTTAGTGATAGTTGGGATGATAAGCAGACCATTCTTAAATTTGATGGCGTGGAGACCTATTTTGAGGTTTATCTAAATGGTGAATATGTTGGTTTTAGCAAAGGCAGTCGTTTAACCGCTGAGTTTGATGTATCTGATTTTGTCCATACAGGAGAAAACCTACTCTCTGTTCGCGTAATGCAATGGGCTGACTCCACCTATATTGAAGATCAAGACATGTGGTGGACGGCCGGTATTTTCCGAGACGTTTATTTGGTAGGCAAAGAGCCTGTTCATGTCCGTGACTTTACAGTCCGCACTGAATTCGACCAAAGTTACCAAAGCGCCACACTAGGTTGTTCCGTTGAGTTAGAAAACCTTAACCACAACGATTGTTACACCAATTTAGAGTATGTCTTACTTGATGGAAATACCGTCGTTAGTGAGGGTTGTGTTGAAAACTTATTGGTTAAAGACAGCTTACATACTCAATTCTCAATTGACATTATTAACCCAACTCATTGGAATGCCGAAAATCCCTATTTATACCAGCTAGTCCTTACGCTTAAAGACGATAAAGGCAATCTATTAGAAGTGATCCCACAGCGCGTTGGATTTCGTGACATCAAAGTACGCGATGGATTGTTCTACATTAATAACAAATACGTGATGTTACATGGCGTAAATCGTCACGACAACGATCATTTAAAAGGCCGCGCTGTTGGCATTGATCGGGTCGAGAAAGACATCGTTTTGATGAAACAACACAATATCAATTCGGTACGCACTGCCCACTACCCTAACGACCCTAGATTCTATGAACTCTGTGATATCTATGGGTTATTCGTTATGGCGGAAACCGATGTCGAAACCCACGGTTTTGCCAATGTGGATGATCTAAGCAGAATAACTAATGACTCTGCTTGGGAGACTGTATTTGTTGAACGTATAGAACGTCATATTCACGCTCAGAAAAATCACCCATCTATCATCGCATGGTCATTAGGTAACGAGTCTGGCTACGGCTGTAATATTCGTTCAATGTATCAAGCAGCAAAAACTATCGATGACACTCGCCTTGTACATTACGAAGAAGATCGCGATGCAGAAGTCGTCGACATAATATCGACCATGTATTCACGCGTACAACAGATGAATGACTTTGGTGAGTTCCCTCACGGCAAACCACGTATTATTTGCGAATACGCTCATGCGATGGGTAATGGACCAGGAGGATTATCTGAGTATCAAAACGTTTTCTATCAGCACGAGTCAATTCAAGGTCATTATGTTTGGGAATGGTGTGATCACGGAATTTTAGCCAAAGACGAGTCAGGTGAAAGCTTCTATAAATATGGTGGTGACTATGGTGATTATCCAAATAATTACAATTTCTGCATGGACGGTTTGATCTACTCAGATCAAACACCAGGCCCGGGTTTAAAAGAATATAAGCAAGTGATCGCCCCCGTGAAATTGCGCGATTTTGACGCTAACCAAGGTTCAATTGTCGTCGACAATAAACTTTGGTTTTCCAATATCGATGACTACACCATTACCGCAGAAGTTCGTGCCGAGGGAGAAACGATCGCAATTGAACAGATTGTTGTATTAGAACTCGCAGAAAATTCGAGCCGAAAACTCACATTGAACCTCCCAGAACTCGACGACAGAGAGGCCTTTGTTAATTTTACGGTACGTAAAAACTCACGCACGCTCTACAGCGATGCTAATCACGATATTGCTGTGTATCAATTTAAATTAAAGGAAAATACCGCCGTCGTTAAGCTCTTTGAGCATAACAATACCACACCGCTAAAAGTTGTTGAGTCTCGCCTAGAATATCGAATAAACGGCCACAATTTTGCTCTTTGTTTTTCTAAATTAAACGGAAAACTCACCTCATGGTTTGTGAACGGAAAAGAGCTAATAGTCTCTGAGCCTAAGCTTAACTTCTTCAAGCCTATGATCGATAACCATAAACAAGAACATGATGGTTTATGGGAACCCGCGCATCTTCAGATTATGCAAGAGCATTTCCGTACACTAAATCTAGAGTTAGTAGAAGGTAAAGTCGAAATCACAACCACCAGCATTATCGCGCCGCCAGTCTACGATTTTGGCATGCGTTGTACTTACCGCTATCAGATCTGTCCACAAGGATATATCAATATTGAGTTGAGTGGTGACCGGTATGGTGACTATCCGCATGTAATTCCAGTCATTGGATTTGATCTCGGTATTAACGGTGATTTTGACCAAGTGCAATATTACGGTCGGGGGCCAGAAGAAAACTATCAAGACAGTAAGCAAGCAAACCTCATCGACATCTACCAAACCACCGTAGACGATATGTTTGAGAATTACCCTTTCCCTCAAAACAATGGAAACCGTCAAGACGTTAAATGGGCCGCTTTGTTTTCTCGTCAAGGGAATGGTTTAGCTGTAAAACCTCAGCGCGAAATGAATTTTAGCGCATGGCTTTACACCAATGACAATCTACATCAAGCCCAACATACCAACGAACTCACAAGAAGCGGTTATATCACCTTAAATCTAGACCACAAAGTGATGGGATTAGGGTCAAATTCTTGGGGCAGTGAAGTGCTAGATTCTTACCGCGTATACATGGATGCCTTCCGTTATGGGTTAACGTTAATTCCGTTCAATTCTGGAGATTGCTCTGCACAAAAACTAATAAGCCACCATTTCGATACTGGTTTCTTTACTTCCGCAACTTCAAGTAAAAACGAGGAGGAATGA
- a CDS encoding sensor domain-containing diguanylate cyclase, translating into MVIQTGSFENLDHTESSHIENELLTAIARSAEDLTTGRGWPKGVDALLADLGKITNVSRVWIFQTLELEENHILQDYAFEWASKPKYKQIGLPSFNRFSSNTKEPEYISLIESRSRGEYQHVIVDQLADTWLKTYLSNQKILSMLTIPIVVENKWWGTLGFDDCERRIEWSASEIALLRTASFLISSAVLRDTLSAKRRQLDILKRITACSAWELDIRRGHLWCTPEILSNVSKKSNNLQFSFRQCLRKVHPEHRKRFFQLVRQFRQNNDQSFRCDLRIKRDSGDYRWIELTSKIDQNGDVLAGILLDITMRKEAEDRLRHEATTDPLTGVLNRRKIESLVQEHIEIYNKKKETFSLVILDLDHFKTINDTHGHSIGDKVLCHFTQLCQHSLRKIDYLSRIGGEEFAILLPNTSEEDALIIGERICQNIQDNPYIQLNKQIPYSVSIGCSTLKDEYLEVHKIFERADSALYLAKQSGRNQVRVS; encoded by the coding sequence ATGGTCATTCAAACAGGTAGCTTTGAAAATTTAGATCACACCGAAAGCAGTCATATTGAAAATGAACTGTTAACGGCGATTGCTCGAAGTGCAGAAGACCTCACTACTGGCCGGGGTTGGCCCAAAGGGGTAGATGCTCTACTAGCGGATCTTGGTAAAATAACAAACGTTAGCCGCGTATGGATATTTCAAACGTTAGAGTTAGAAGAAAATCATATTCTTCAAGACTACGCTTTTGAATGGGCATCTAAACCAAAATACAAACAGATCGGACTTCCCAGTTTCAACCGCTTCTCATCTAACACCAAAGAACCGGAATACATTTCGTTAATAGAAAGCCGCTCCCGAGGGGAATATCAACATGTCATCGTCGATCAACTTGCTGACACATGGCTGAAAACGTATCTCTCCAATCAAAAGATACTCTCCATGCTAACCATTCCTATCGTGGTAGAAAACAAATGGTGGGGAACACTCGGTTTCGATGATTGTGAACGCCGCATAGAGTGGTCAGCAAGTGAAATAGCACTTCTCAGAACGGCAAGTTTTCTTATTTCGAGCGCGGTTTTAAGAGATACATTGAGCGCAAAGCGACGACAGCTAGATATCCTAAAAAGAATCACCGCATGCAGTGCATGGGAACTCGATATTCGTAGAGGACACCTATGGTGCACACCAGAAATACTCAGCAACGTCTCTAAAAAATCAAATAACCTTCAGTTTTCTTTCCGGCAGTGCTTAAGAAAAGTTCACCCTGAACACCGAAAAAGATTTTTTCAATTAGTTCGCCAGTTTAGACAAAATAATGACCAATCGTTTCGCTGTGACCTAAGAATCAAAAGAGACAGCGGTGACTATCGTTGGATAGAGTTAACCTCCAAAATTGACCAAAATGGTGATGTGCTGGCCGGAATACTATTGGATATCACCATGCGCAAAGAGGCTGAAGACCGCTTGCGTCATGAAGCAACAACAGACCCACTAACGGGGGTACTCAATCGCAGAAAAATTGAGTCATTAGTGCAAGAACACATTGAAATATACAACAAGAAAAAAGAGACTTTTTCTTTGGTTATTCTCGATTTAGACCACTTCAAAACCATCAATGACACCCATGGTCATTCAATCGGTGACAAAGTACTCTGTCATTTTACGCAGTTATGTCAGCATTCATTACGTAAAATCGACTATCTGTCGCGTATCGGGGGTGAGGAGTTTGCAATATTGCTACCAAATACTAGCGAAGAAGATGCCCTCATTATTGGTGAAAGAATATGCCAAAACATTCAAGACAATCCCTATATTCAGCTTAACAAACAAATTCCCTACTCTGTGTCTATTGGTTGTTCCACGCTCAAAGACGAATATCTCGAAGTACACAAAATATTTGAACGGGCCGATTCGGCACTGTACCTTGCTAAACAGTCGGGACGCAATCAAGTAAGAGTGAGTTAA
- the ebgR gene encoding transcriptional regulator EbgR — MATLKDIATKAGVSLATVSRVLNDDPTLSVKDETKHRILEIAEELEYRTSSAKRANQARKNPHHFLAVYNYKQQAEVNDPYYLSIRHGIETQCEKLGVKLTNCYEGDLPRSAKKVTGILLVGRNTSFVLEQVKQYTDNICYVDFNDINSPYDSIDVDLVRISKEIVDFFINQGYNRIGYIGGQDQANHTDIRETAFTEYGVLRGVVTETDIYKGDFSSSSGYKLAKEMLAKNVPFPNALFVASDSIAIGVLRAIQEHKLSIPEDIALISVNDIPTARFTFPSLSTVRIHSEMMGIQGVNLLIEKDRDGRALPIQVYVPSKLKLRDTTK; from the coding sequence ATGGCCACACTTAAAGACATTGCAACAAAAGCTGGGGTTTCATTAGCGACCGTTTCTCGGGTACTAAACGACGACCCTACATTAAGCGTTAAAGATGAAACCAAACATCGTATTCTTGAAATTGCAGAAGAGCTGGAATACCGAACCAGCAGTGCGAAAAGAGCGAACCAAGCAAGAAAAAACCCGCACCATTTTTTAGCCGTTTATAACTATAAGCAGCAAGCAGAAGTGAATGACCCATACTACTTATCCATTCGGCATGGAATTGAAACCCAATGCGAAAAATTAGGGGTTAAACTGACCAATTGCTACGAAGGTGACCTTCCCCGCTCTGCAAAGAAAGTAACGGGTATATTACTTGTCGGTCGAAACACGTCTTTCGTTCTTGAACAGGTTAAGCAATATACCGATAACATCTGCTATGTTGATTTTAACGATATTAACTCACCTTATGACTCAATCGATGTCGACCTTGTACGCATTAGTAAAGAGATCGTTGATTTCTTTATTAATCAGGGATATAACCGCATTGGATATATCGGAGGGCAAGATCAAGCTAACCATACTGACATTCGCGAAACCGCCTTTACAGAGTATGGCGTTCTCAGAGGGGTCGTTACTGAGACCGACATTTATAAAGGTGACTTTTCCAGTTCTTCAGGCTACAAATTAGCCAAAGAAATGCTTGCCAAAAATGTGCCTTTTCCTAACGCACTGTTTGTGGCCTCAGACTCTATCGCTATTGGCGTTTTACGAGCGATTCAAGAGCATAAATTGAGTATTCCAGAAGACATTGCATTGATCAGTGTGAATGACATTCCTACTGCCCGGTTTACTTTTCCATCCCTTTCAACCGTTCGAATTCACTCTGAAATGATGGGTATTCAGGGTGTAAACCTATTGATAGAAAAAGACAGAGATGGTAGAGCATTACCCATACAAGTCTATGTTCCGAGCAAACTAAAGCTTCGAGATACAACTAAATAA
- a CDS encoding bacteriohemerythrin → MAVLYELDHYIDIFPWNESFNTGVVEIDQQHKHLIDLLNKVAGQVILKHSDISLDSLINELVNYAVYHFKCEETHWLAKLPSFPETEKHRDSHNLFITRIEEFKLSANITAEDQWLEDMLSFLASWLASHILESDRYMALLVQATTSGKLPEEASQWADKQMQGATKTIIKIILSAYRNLTSNTLSLMREIKASKITLDKLSESEHRFQRAMEYAQIGYWSFPYEGTVADWSPEMFRLFGMSPEDTPGPKSLCGIMRAEYQQPFLCSMDESFQTGKDHHIEYPIIRPTDGQERWIECRGRVAYNVDGTPESISGFIQDITERKKNEKQITQLAYFDTLTELPNRRLLFDRLHQAVSACSRRKHNNALLFLDIDNFKTVNDTHGHEYGDALLKETAARIRQCLRDSDTLARFGGDEFVVLLPELASLPIDAAAQAKHVANKLLEIHSLPYQLKELRYNSSVSIGIVLFNDHLRSESELLKQADIAMYKAKQSGKNAVCFFAPEMQAEIAAQFVLENELRTAIKEKQFELFYQPQINHLNQIVGAEALIRWRHSSKGLIPPDTFIPLTEKTGLILPIGEWVLETACQQLNKWKKSDKTQHLTISVNVSYKQLRKVNFVAMVGQLLQKYDLKRGKLRLELTESMLVGDMEEIIFQMNALRNMGIHFSLDDFGTGYSSLKYLKRLPVSQLKIDQSFVKNVESDISDQSIVKAIISMSEALGLYTIAEGVEKKSSELF, encoded by the coding sequence ATGGCAGTGTTATATGAACTTGATCATTATATAGATATTTTTCCTTGGAACGAGAGCTTTAACACTGGCGTAGTAGAAATAGACCAACAACATAAACATTTAATTGATCTATTGAACAAAGTGGCTGGACAAGTCATTTTGAAACACTCTGATATTTCTTTGGATTCCCTAATTAATGAATTAGTCAACTATGCAGTTTATCACTTTAAATGTGAAGAAACTCATTGGCTAGCAAAGTTACCTAGTTTTCCCGAAACAGAGAAACATAGAGACAGCCACAATCTATTTATTACTCGCATTGAGGAGTTTAAATTATCGGCTAACATAACGGCTGAAGATCAATGGCTTGAAGATATGCTCTCTTTTTTAGCCAGTTGGCTAGCATCACACATACTGGAAAGTGATAGATACATGGCGTTGCTTGTTCAAGCAACTACATCTGGTAAATTGCCCGAAGAGGCCAGTCAGTGGGCAGATAAACAGATGCAAGGGGCAACAAAAACAATAATTAAAATTATTCTTTCGGCCTATCGAAACTTGACCTCTAACACTCTTAGTTTGATGCGTGAAATTAAAGCAAGCAAGATTACCTTAGATAAGCTGTCAGAGAGTGAACACCGATTTCAGCGAGCAATGGAATATGCACAAATTGGTTATTGGTCATTTCCGTATGAGGGAACGGTTGCTGATTGGTCCCCTGAAATGTTTCGGTTGTTTGGTATGTCACCGGAGGATACACCAGGACCGAAATCACTTTGCGGGATAATGCGGGCTGAATATCAACAGCCATTTCTTTGCTCAATGGATGAGAGTTTCCAAACGGGTAAAGATCACCATATTGAATACCCTATTATTCGGCCAACTGATGGACAAGAGCGCTGGATTGAATGCCGAGGACGAGTCGCTTATAACGTCGACGGAACACCAGAGAGTATTTCCGGATTTATACAAGATATTACAGAGCGTAAAAAGAATGAAAAGCAAATAACGCAACTCGCTTATTTCGATACTTTAACGGAACTACCGAATAGACGACTATTGTTTGACCGCTTGCATCAAGCCGTTTCTGCATGCAGTCGCCGTAAACATAATAATGCTCTTCTTTTCCTAGATATTGATAACTTTAAAACGGTTAATGATACCCATGGGCATGAGTATGGCGATGCGCTTCTTAAAGAAACCGCCGCGCGTATACGTCAATGTCTTCGTGATAGCGATACGCTTGCACGGTTTGGAGGAGATGAATTTGTTGTATTGCTTCCTGAGTTAGCCTCACTACCTATCGATGCAGCAGCTCAAGCGAAACATGTGGCCAACAAATTATTAGAGATACACTCGCTTCCTTATCAACTAAAAGAGCTTAGGTATAATAGTAGTGTGAGTATCGGTATCGTATTGTTTAATGACCATTTGCGTTCAGAATCCGAACTATTGAAGCAAGCAGATATCGCGATGTATAAAGCAAAACAATCGGGTAAAAACGCGGTCTGTTTTTTTGCACCTGAAATGCAAGCAGAGATCGCAGCTCAGTTTGTACTTGAAAACGAATTGCGGACAGCGATCAAAGAAAAACAATTTGAACTGTTTTATCAACCACAAATTAACCACTTAAACCAGATCGTTGGCGCAGAAGCACTTATTCGCTGGCGACACTCAAGCAAAGGCCTCATTCCGCCAGATACGTTTATTCCCCTCACGGAGAAAACAGGATTGATTCTCCCTATAGGTGAGTGGGTGTTAGAAACCGCCTGTCAACAGTTAAATAAATGGAAAAAAAGTGATAAAACACAGCATCTTACAATCTCAGTAAATGTAAGTTATAAACAACTCCGAAAAGTGAATTTTGTGGCTATGGTTGGTCAGTTGCTGCAAAAATACGATTTGAAAAGAGGGAAGTTGAGGTTGGAGCTGACAGAAAGTATGTTGGTTGGTGATATGGAAGAGATCATATTTCAGATGAATGCGCTTCGAAACATGGGTATTCATTTTTCTCTTGATGATTTTGGTACAGGGTACTCCTCATTAAAATACCTTAAAAGATTACCGGTTAGTCAGCTTAAAATTGATCAATCGTTTGTGAAAAACGTAGAGTCTGATATCAGCGACCAATCGATTGTAAAGGCTATCATTTCGATGTCTGAAGCATTAGGGTTGTATACCATCGCTGAAGGCGTAGAAAAAAAGAGCAGCGAACTTTTCTAG